Genomic window (Falco cherrug isolate bFalChe1 chromosome 4, bFalChe1.pri, whole genome shotgun sequence):
CAGGTGCTTGAATGGGATTGTACTAACAAGAAGTGTAAATATCGTTGTCAGCAAGATGTGGCTGGCACACGGTCTGATCTTTAGAAGCAGGGCCCAGAATAAGGTGATACAGGTATGTCTAAAAATTATCTGTGTGTGCTTAGGAATCTGTTTGCATATACTCCCTCCCCCAATGTACACAGGTGAAATTTCACCTCTGGAATCTGACACCGATGCATAAATGTCAGCTCCTGCCAAAGTACTCCCCCATTTCACATCAAAATTTGTTGCTCTATTCTGCTGACTTAAGTTCCAGgccttaatttttccttctcgTTTTCGAGTAGGATATTAAAAGACATAATTTTCACTGCTACTTTTAATGCCATTAGGAAGAGACTGTCACAGGAGAACGTGACATATTAAACACTGTTGAATTACAGTGCAGCATTTAGATGGTAAAAACCTGTACAACGTTATTCATTGCTTTCTAAAAAGAAGACTTAAGTACTTATGGTTCATTCCTTCTTGCCAAAGTACTATTTACTGATGCTAGGTATTTCCTTGACCTGTCTGTACAACGCAATGAGGCAGAACAAGAATGTAGTGCTGTATCTATACAAGAGAGCTATATCCAGGTAGGGCTCTGTTACtacttctgtctttaaaaatgcctttgcaaCACATTCTCCAACCACACAGAATACATTTGCGCTTCCTCTTTTTATTAATCTTTGTTTTGCCCTTCTGCTCTTAGTTTTGCTCCCACATATTAGCATGGCTATATTTGGAGGCaagataaattaatttgttGCAAACCTCATAAGAGTTTGATCTATGAAGACTGCACAGAGAGGGGCAAAAAGAACAGCTTGTGCCACTTTCCTGCACAGGAATGCCGCATACATCATGGGAAACCATCAGCGTGGGTGGAATGCTTTAGCTTGTTTGTCAATGTGAAGTATTTTGAATAGTGTCATTGAATATAGCAAAATCCTTATTTTCACAGGCCAGATAATCCCTTGTGTTTTCTTAAACAATGCACTAATATGGTCTCTTTTTGGCAGACAAAGAGAATAATGCAGGACTCATTACTGTAGCCCTGCAACGACAAACAATTCATGTATATAGGAGTGCAGTGGAGGCAAAAATGTGGCTTGCAGAGGTTTTATATGAATACTTAAAACTGACTCTGAAAGTGGCCCAGCTACACTATACATAGTTTGTTGGGACCTGTAACCTTATGCACCTGCATCTAGGGCGAACACAAAGCTAAGGTGATCTATGTGTTTTCAGGTTTAGCttggaaaaaattgttttaattagtACAAAGTAAGCTGTCTTGAATTACTTCATGATTACcatggggagaggaaggagcagaTAGTTACCATGGAGCAGGTGGTATAGATATGAAAGCTTGTTACCTTGTGCCTGCTCTTACCTTGCAGTAAACGAGCTTGCTCCCATTAGCATATCTGAATCATTTTAAATCCCTAAGGGATAGAAAAAGCTCACTGTGTGTTTGAGTAAATACAGCATGCAACTTTGCTTACATGCAAACACCCCCTTCCTCTTCTGGCTTGATTTCACTTGTTGGTTAGTTGTACCACCATTACACATTCATTTCCAGAATTATTCCTTTGGCTCCTGCTTCTGCCGTATGATCCAGCTTAGTATGAAGCAAAGGAGTAGGCTCAAGATGTTTGTACTTGACTATCTGGTGTTCTTTGGCTCTTCTTCCGAAAGGGTACGTTCGGGCAGGCCCGTTTGCAGCATGTTTGGCACAGAACTGGTACACTGGGTGGCTGGAGTTTGGGAAACCTGGGGGAAGAGCTGTATAGCTCATCCTGTCCTGAATGTGCATGTTGTATAGATCAATTTTACAGGCATAATCATGTGCTCACATATTATATGGCTGTATTTATGCAGTGTCACTATTGTAAATAGCTGGTGGGGTGGTGATCTGTGGATACAGTGCTTCATGGGGATGTCAGGCAAGGTTGAGTCCAGGTCAAGTCACTCTGGAAAACATGCACTGAAAGCTGTTGTGGGGTAAAATTGTGCTGTACTGCAAATAATTCTTATAGCTGTGCTGTACTTAACACCAGCTGaacttttctgcttgttctAAAACAGGCTTAGAAGAGGGTGCCACAATGGAAGATGTGTATTTGGCGTCGGTGGAAACAGACCGAGGCGTGAAGGAACAGTTACGGCTTTATGACACCAGGGGCCTGCAGGAGGGGGTAGAATTGCCAAAACACTATTTCTCTGTTGCTGATGGCTTCGTTCTCGTGTACTCTGTGACCAGCCTCGAAGCTTTCCAAAGAGTCGAACTGCTCAAAAAGGAGCTCGACGTCTTTAGAGACAAAAAGGAGGTAAATGCACAGTGCCTGAACTGCTTAGCTTATCGCTGTATCAGTGATAAGAAGTTAAGGTTGCAAAGCATAGATCTTGTTTCTATAAAACTTgcatacaaaggaaaaggaacgTACCCGCAGCCTTGGGCAATCCAGCAAAAGGAGGCTTTCTCGTGCTGGGGAGGCCTAATTCACATGCTGTGCAGGTCATGCAAAAGaatgtggggctttttttcctccttacttCCGCTACTCAGCTAAAATTCAGTTAGCTGAATGCACCAGCCAGGACACTTACGACTAATAAAACATATGGTCTACAGCAGTGCAGTTCATATGGTTTTTTTAGATATTGTACACGGGAAGTCAAGTGCATAGAATAATATAACGAAGGGCATtatctttgtttgctttgtattCATGTATTTGATGGCTTACAAACTAGTGTAATTGACAATGGGTCTCCCAGACATTAGTCAATTGGCAAAGCagctttaatgtattttaacaaCCATATTGAATCAATTCGATTGTGTGAAATGACTGCTCTATTTTCCCTTAGAAAGCAGCTAGTGTTTTCAGCTGACAGTGTTCCAGCTTAGCTAAACAAATATAACTTGCATGTGGCATTAGCATTATGGCTTTTCCTACAGTATCTTTATATTCTTGAGTAGTTTTCCCAGTTCAATGTCTTTAGCCTACAGCTTTCCAAATGTCTGGTttatgctgtttaaaaaaaaaataaaatatgtgaaaaattaATTGGATAATGGTAGGGAGAGACTTTCCAAAAATGTAACTTGTTTAGTACCAACAGCACACAGGGTGGTGAAGGAATGCAGCTCCAAGTTTGACAGCAGCTGAATGTGCAGTCACAGGAGAGGTATGTTAGCTGGTGTAAGCTGCAGACTGTCACGTATATCAGGGATACAGGAGTCAGCCATAACTCCCCTGCAGGGCAAGGAAAGGTGGACAAGCAGGAAAGTTTTCCCAGGCGCTGTGTTTTGTGAGGGCCCAGATTTCTTTACAGCATGTTGTAATGCAGAGAGGGAgtcacagccccagcaggatCTGCGTCCCTCTCTTCTGCGTTGCCTGCCAGAACTCTTTTCTCTCATTCAGGTATTTTGGAAAACGACCGATTTGCTTATCCTCTGGGAAGGCATAAAGTTGTGATCTTGACTGAGGATAACGTAGTCAGAAAAGTGGTGCCCACAATAAGCTAGATATTTTATTGCTGTGATTTCTAGTCCTTATAAAACAGGCTTTGAAGCATAGAAGGTGAGGAGTCCTACCTTAACATAAGAACAGCAGACTTAAAGTATGGGCTCTGCTAGAACGCACCCTTAACTGAATTAGGGATGTCTCTCCACACGTGGTGCTTCTGAGCTGGCAGAACTTCACCTTGTTGAGTTGCACAGTCTGCTCTTGTGTGGCAGATGACAGAAAGCACTGATGGCTGATTCCTTGCCTCCGCTGGCTGTGGGGGCTCTCCAGCACGCACCTTAAAGCCTGGCCAAATTTTATACTAAATAGAGGTTGTGTTCTCTCATACTGACAGAGCTTTAACCATAGGCAGAATTCAGTTGGAGCATGTGGTAAATGCATATGAAGATTATGGTTTCTTTCAAAGCCTTcacagaggtgaaaaaaaaaaaattccaaacacCCCAGGCTGCtatagaaaagaaaggaagtctCAGACCCCACAGGAACAGGACAAACATCTCtagctggaaagaaacagaagacatcCTGGAGTTAGCCTGATGAACAGGAAAGAGCAAGCAGGTGTGgccacaacaaaaaccccaaatcatcAGCAAGGGAAGACTTTATCACTTGATCTTTGTCAAGTGACTAGTGTAGAGATGAGACCAGAGCTTGACTAAGGACCTTGAACTATAAATACAGGCATGGTTTCCCCTAAGAGCTGATGGtggtaaaacatttttagaaaatcGTTAACTTAAAATAAGCAGGAGCAGTAACTCTACGTGGCCAGCACTACCTTCAGCACCTCCTGGAACTGGGGAGGCCACTAAGCTCAGCCACACTGTACCTGATAGATCCTTACAACTCAAGACCTGCCTTGatacagcagtgctgctctAGTGAGCTAACCAGCTGCTCTTGAATCTGCTACTGAGAGGGAAGTCCTGGTGCTTACCAGACCCTTTCAGTGACAGAGGACTGTCCGCTTAAGTCCTAGTGGCTTACCCTGCCTgtgggggctggcagagggccACGCAGCCCGgcagcctgcccaggctgccttgTGGCAGGCTTGGCTTTCTTTGTATTGTGGACTGGGGCTTGGGAAGAAGCAAGCTGGGCAAAATCCACAGCTGTGTGCTCCAGCCTTTCTCTGCTGCCATGCATTTTTTCATCTCTCAAGCATCCGCTGCTGTGACCTATTCAGATGTCACGCTCTTACCATTTGTCTAGGGCAGCTCAATTGCCAAATACATGGAGAATAGGGCTGTTTAACTTTGGTTTTCTTGGCAAttggagggagaaggggaggtcTTGCATATCCTATAATTAAAACCAGTTCCCAGCCCACAAGTAGATGAGGCTAATTCAAATCCCAGACCCTGATCTTCCAAACTACTTGCAGCTTACCTGTGCCAGTGCTAAGTTAAAGAGCAGGTCTGAACTGTGTTGCTACTTGCCCGCTGTTTAAAAACATTGCGAATGGTGAATTCTTTCAGTGTAAAGCTCacccttttgttttgtttgtaggTAACTGTTATTGTCTTGGGAAACAAAACTGACCTCCTGGACCAAAGGCAAGtggaaacagaagcagcacagcaatgGGCAAGAGCTGAGAAAGTGAGACTGTGGGAAGTGACTGTGACAGATCGGAAAACACTGCTTGAGCCCTTCACCTTCTTAGCTAGCAAACTCTCCCAATCCCAGAACAAATCAGCATTTCCCTTGCCTGGAAGGAAGAGCAAAGGGAATAACTGTGATAACTAAGCTACTTTAGCATCGTCTGCTGCTGCTAGGTCACAGCCTAAGTCCTCTCTGTGCCATTTGCTTCTCACAGTTTCACTTAAAGCAATAATCTCATTCAGCAATAAAATCAGCAAGCTTATGGCTAAGAGGTATCCTTCCTTCTCGTGGACTTGGCTTGCAAAAGTCACTGTTGGTAAAAGCCTTAAAAAGCACTTCATGAGACAAGTTATCTTCCAGTAAGGGTTAtggaggagggagggacagGTGGATGCCTCTCTAGCAGGGGCTTTGACTATGCCTAGATACAACCATGCTGAGGGACAAATCAACAAGCTTATCATCAAGCAATCCCCCTGCAGATCTATAGCCTCTAGTCACAGGTAGTACTAGCTGCAGTAAAGCATTCAATTTGGAGAGAGACTATGTTTGAAACTGCAACAGTCCTTTTACCTTTACCTTAAACAGGGCCACAGGGCTTTTTgatgctgcaggaggctgaggtCAGTGTGTTGTTGCAGGAGAAGGGTCTGAGGTAGGAGGAATAACTACCAGCAGAACTAGCTGCTGAAGTTCTGCTAGTGtctggaagaagaagaaaaaaaataaatcttgtggGAGATACTGGAACAGGCCTACCCCAACATGAAGCCTGTCAGCAACGTCTGGCAAGTAATGCTTTTAGCTCAGGAATTTATTTGTACAAGCCAGAAAAGCTCTCAGAGCGCTCATTAATTTAACTGCGACCTGAAGGACAACATAGCTGTACATGGTTTTGTTCCAGCATGTCCAGTACAAATCAGTCACATTCACGTAGGTGATAATTTTACTGAGAAATTATACAGAGCAGTTTTGTATGCAGGAGGTACTGCCCGGGCTCTGCTTAGTGCATCGCGTACTCCTCCTACCCAGCTGTTCGGCCAAGCTGCAGGAATCCGCCCTCGGTGCGAAGCTACAGGCCAGGTAACAACTGGGACGAAGCGCTGTACTACTTTGTGAGAGGGGGCCAGGGAGCGCAGGAGGCTGCCTTTTGGGAACACCCCCACGGCAAATGCCCAGAAATACCTGTACAAATGGCCTCGGTCTTAATACGCCACACCTTGTCCAGCAGCACAAGCACAACTGTACGTGCTGTATTTGACTCTCCATGCTGGTAAACctgtcctgcaggcagctgctgtctgTCCTAGCTCAGCCTGTCAGTAAACTAAACAAAATTGGAAATAGAGGGACAGAATGAGCAGCCGTTCCCAGAGGGACTGGTGAGCTTTTGGCCTCTGACAACCTCTTACACTAATTGATACtagattttctttatatttgaaGACAAGAGTAGGGAAAGGGAGAACCCAGTTCCCTCATTTTCCACTACATTAATGTTGTTTTGAACAAATATTGAGAATTTCACTGTGAGTCAGCAAAACCATGACCAGTATTTGCACTGTCACACCATAACTGCTAAATAGTAAGTGTGCTTAATGAACACAATTACACTGTGTGCTTATAGCATTGCTCTTCCTGAACACCGACAACTAAAGTCTGTCAGCATTACTAATGGCAGAGCAGTACAATTCACCAAGAATTAAGCAGGTATTCCTACCTTTATAATGAAGGTAGACGAAACTGTTTATGTGCTTTGCTCAACGTAGTTTGGATTGCTGTGGCCGAGGAGTAAGATAAGAGAGCAATTACGAATGAGCAAGCTCTTGTAATGCCCGGCTAGAAACAATTCTGTTTCCATTGCAACACTGCAGCTGAGTAAGCACTATAGCACGACCTCCCCCAGCCTAGCTAGTAACAGTCATTGTCCCCAGCGATGCTGCAGAACACTCCCTCCTCGCTCACTTCCTACCACACACGTGTACTCAAGGCTTCTCCCTGCCACTGAAGGCTCCGCAGCTGCTTGCGTGCTTGGGAAGTGGGGGTGATTTCCGAGCAGAAGTGGTTCAACTCCTTGCTACGACTTCTCATCAAGGAATTGGTCATGCTCCTCCTCTTCAGGTCTGCAGAACCTTTCTAGAAAGGACTCAATTCAGCATTGGATTAATCAAAACAAGCAAAGACCTCTGCTAACCACACATTGTGGCTGAAGCTGACCCTTGAGCCAAAGGAGTGCAGGCTGACAAGTCACAATTAACTTAAAATGCTTTGAGATGGAAGGAACAGAGATGACTGGTTCCTGCCCACTTCTGCACCCAGACTCTGTGCCAGTTCCACTCCCCAAACTGATGTCGTGGCTGCCAGAGCCATGTTGTACGAGAGCAGCTTGCTCATTTGCTCCCCTGGACACTCAGGAATTGACCGTGTTTTAAGAAAGGCAAGAGGAAAGGCAATATTCTAAATGACTGTGGCCATTTTCCCGAGCAGGTTACATAAAGGCAAACACGTTGTCTTTGATTTGGTTAAATTCATTAGAAATTAGTTTAGATCATTTTGGGCATTCACATCAACAAGCACCAcccactgttttctttcataagcTTATTCTGAGGCTTTTTAAGCACTCATATCGTCTTTTCTAAATACCATAGTAATTTATTGACGAGTGATGAAAAATGTAGCATCTCCTCTGCAAACAATCTACACATGGTAGCTGGTACGGAGTAAAACTGAAACTCACTGTAGTACAGTTTTACATAGGGTTAATGAGTAAAGTACAGAGTATAATGCAGTAGCTAAAGGGCAGAACATGTATTTTGTTCTTACTATTCCTCTGACTCAAAACCTGTCCTAGGTCACTGGGCTCACTTACCTACTAACAAAGCTAGATAGTCCCTGCACAAGatcatgatgaaaaaaatattaaaaaaaaaaaaagttagtaaaTGGAACTATCTCTCTTTGTTCCTCTTACAACTTCTACCCTGCTGAATGAACACTGTGCAGGTCAGTCACCCCAAAtcagctccctccctgctgccaacTACAGCGCGCTTGGCATGCCCCGCTAGCACGAAGCAAGGAGATGACACGAACCTGCTGCGGTTAAGCCGTGTACCTCCTCTCTCAGTAGGGGACAGGAGGAAACGGTTAGCAGAGATGCTCCTGGTGCGATGTAGCTCTAAACCAACAGTTTTCTTCGGCTGAGCCAAACAGCTGAGGGAGCTCATACACCAAAACATGCATTGTGTCAAAAGGTTCAGCAGGTGAGGCTCAGGTACTGCTACCCACAGCCACCCAGCTAAGGAAGGTTACCTCTAACAGAGATTACTTTGGACCAAGTTAGGTTTGATCTATAAATAGGAAGAGaagtatataaagaaaatatttacaaaatttattttgaagtacCAAAACGAGTCTGAGGCTGCAGATGACCACATATCACTCAGAAGAATGTTGCAAGGTGACACTTGCCATGTGAAAATGAATCTGTACTTCCGGCCTCTACCTCAAGGGAGTGGACAAAAATGCCCTATCCACAGCTAACCGCCCCGTTGCTACACACCTCAGTGTAAACACCATGTCTCTAGGAGATAATCTTTGTAGGTAGTTAAAGGATCTAGAGATTAAGTCTTCTTTACTCTCCTTTAAGGTGTCTTCTTGCTAGCTTACCAGGACGTgatcctttctcctcttccaaaTAGGAATAGACCTCTCCATCAGAAAACCCATGAAGAtactctcttcttccttttgcctCCTACctgtttcccttcccttctcttacACTTTTTCAGCTGTACTTTCAAATAACATGCCGGTCCTGAAAAGGCAATGCTGTGAAAACTTAAAACTAAAAAGTAACTAGCATGGGCTGTGTGGCAGGCTACCTCCTCGAGGGCCATGTCAGCCTGTGCAACACTGAAGACAGTAAACGGCTGAAGAAGTCTTTATGCTGTCATTCATTGTACGCTTGTCCAGAAGCGTCttcccaaaacagcagcagtcagTGCACTCACCTGCAGATCTCCATTGTCCTTGTCCAAACCGTAATCCTCAAAGCGTACTGGGAGACATTGTTCTGGCAAAATGACAAAGCAAGGCACTAAGCggaaatcttttcttcttttttttttttttttttttttaaacatctttttatTAGCACAGTAACAAATGCAGACTTAAGTAGCCCACAACATACAACCAATCCACTGAGTGACTCCTACTCCACGCCTTACAGTTAAACAGCTTAAGGTATTTCACTACAGGTTTCCGTAAGTCCTGATTAAACCCTTTATTCTTTTCACAAAGATAGATTGGcttataaaataatacattaacTACTTCTCATTTCATATATGACGCCATATATCCACCTCTCCGTATCACAGATCATGAGATGACAGTCTTTAAAAAGGATTTGTTAAATACCAGTGTGCCCTCCATAAGGGAAAACAATCCCAACatctttttacaaaaaaaacccaaacaacaaaaccaacgggaaaaaaaaaaaaccaaaacaaaccaaacacccaaCCCAGAACAAAATaacccccccaaccccaaaacataacaaaaagcaaaaacagtgTGTAGAGTCTTGAAAGGACTTTTACATAAATGTCAACATATGTACCTGTACAAAATTAAGCTGTTTTAATCTTTTACATATTGcaagcaaactgaaaaccaaagaaGTCTAAGAAGTTTACATTCTTCTCGGTACTATATGTGAGCTAATATTGCTGAACTAATTACAGTCTTAAAATATGCTATTCCCAATCCTAGCTGTCTACTGTAGCAAGATACCTTAAgttacaacaacaaaatcttAGGAAATAAAAGACTGAATAAAATCTGTTATAGAAATACCCTACTCTTTACCAgcaccctccctccccccaccccttcaaAATCATAAGCAGCTCTTTCCATCACAGACGAATAATGTAAGAGTTTGACGAAAATCCAATTTATGTAGCGTATCTTTTGGTCCATTGTCTGGCCATTCTGTCATGCTCTGCTCTGTTAGTCATATACTGAGTGGCAATACTTCCAACCAGGGGGtcagctgaaaaggaaacacTCATTTCAGACAAGTTACCGAATAAAAACTTAAAGCTGAAGTGTGAATTTAATACAAGGGAATCGCACACGTAAGGTACATTGCAGCAATCGAAAAATACTGAATTGATAGTCTGTATCTTCACTGATTTGTGTGTATTTATGGTGATGCACTAATCTATTACTAATAAAGAGTGAAATGCCACTTAAAGTTTTAAGGAGTTTAAAAGGCAACAATCCAATAGCCATATTTTGCATTACGGAGGACTTCGCTGATTCACACATTACAGGCTTATTTTACCCCTTCTAAAAGTGCCTGCGACATACTCATCGCTAAGTGTACTTGTGGCCGTATAAATCTGCCTTCTAGGAAAGACCAGATCTCAAggagaggttttatttttccaaaaagtttatttttattatacataATATAGTATGAAAGGAATCTGGTGCTTCTCTCCTCTTCAGACCCATACAGAAATACGACCTGTGAAACTGATTTTGGAAACCAAGGCATATTCCTTGTAAACTGGTAAACTCGTAAACTGGTGTGGTGGGTTAGAGGAGCAGCAAGGACCACTTGCGGCATAGTTGGTCGCTGGTTTTAAGTGGATGATGGAAAGTAAAAGGCTAATCCCCTTGCTTTCAGAATGACGTTTGTGGCTCTTCTAGCTCTGTT
Coding sequences:
- the NKIRAS1 gene encoding NF-kappa-B inhibitor-interacting Ras-like protein 1 isoform X2, producing the protein MGKGYKVVVCGMASVGKTAILEQLLYGKHTVGLEEGATMEDVYLASVETDRGVKEQLRLYDTRGLQEGVELPKHYFSVADGFVLVYSVTSLEAFQRVELLKKELDVFRDKKEVTVIVLGNKTDLLDQRQVETEAAQQWARAEKVRLWEVTVTDRKTLLEPFTFLASKLSQSQNKSAFPLPGRKSKGNNCDN
- the NKIRAS1 gene encoding NF-kappa-B inhibitor-interacting Ras-like protein 1 isoform X1, with the translated sequence MGNAVRRQRGRPPGPAPPWRGPRGRQWAAGGGARPHDLTGPGGELCPGLEEGATMEDVYLASVETDRGVKEQLRLYDTRGLQEGVELPKHYFSVADGFVLVYSVTSLEAFQRVELLKKELDVFRDKKEVTVIVLGNKTDLLDQRQVETEAAQQWARAEKVRLWEVTVTDRKTLLEPFTFLASKLSQSQNKSAFPLPGRKSKGNNCDN